One stretch of Candidatus Thermoplasmatota archaeon DNA includes these proteins:
- a CDS encoding ThiF family adenylyltransferase codes for MKEDRYSRQTLLPEIGPEGQKRLGKSKALVIGCGALGTYALSFLVRAGVGQVYVVDRDIIDISNLQRQSLFGEKDVGRPKAKVAEEALKEINSEIEIHGEVADISYANVQRIVKDATVVLDATDNMDTRFLVNDACVKLGIPWIYAGAVGVTGMVMPVVSDGPCLRCVFPTLPQPGQLPTCDTVGIVNTLPSMVASIEVTEAFKIMQGKEPFKELLVLDIWQGELQKVKVKKNPECDCCGKRHFPYLQAHQRKLVVSLCGRNAVQIIPAEPLKDGLSDLRKKLSRSGTASVADGVLKFKTTGVDITVFRDGRTIIGGTTDLSKAKTIFSKYVGD; via the coding sequence GTGAAAGAGGACAGATACTCCAGGCAAACGCTCCTGCCTGAGATAGGGCCCGAGGGACAGAAGAGGTTGGGTAAGAGCAAAGCCCTGGTCATTGGCTGCGGAGCCCTGGGGACTTATGCATTATCCTTCTTGGTAAGGGCGGGGGTAGGTCAGGTGTATGTCGTGGACCGGGACATCATCGATATCTCCAACCTACAGAGGCAGTCCCTGTTCGGGGAGAAGGATGTAGGACGGCCCAAGGCGAAGGTCGCAGAGGAAGCGCTCAAGGAGATCAACTCTGAGATCGAGATCCACGGGGAGGTAGCGGACATCAGCTATGCCAACGTCCAACGGATAGTGAAGGACGCCACTGTCGTGCTCGACGCCACTGACAACATGGACACCCGTTTTCTCGTGAACGACGCCTGCGTGAAGCTCGGGATACCATGGATCTACGCGGGAGCCGTGGGTGTCACGGGCATGGTGATGCCCGTGGTATCAGACGGTCCTTGTCTCAGATGCGTGTTCCCGACGCTGCCGCAGCCGGGGCAGTTGCCGACATGTGACACCGTCGGCATCGTCAACACCCTCCCGAGCATGGTGGCATCCATCGAGGTGACGGAGGCTTTCAAGATCATGCAGGGCAAGGAGCCATTCAAGGAACTCCTAGTCCTGGACATATGGCAAGGTGAGCTTCAGAAGGTCAAGGTCAAGAAGAACCCTGAATGCGACTGCTGCGGGAAGAGGCACTTCCCCTACCTGCAGGCGCACCAGAGGAAGCTCGTAGTCTCGCTATGCGGCAGAAACGCGGTCCAGATCATCCCGGCGGAGCCGCTCAAGGACGGCCTTTCGGACCTGAGAAAGAAACTCTCCAGATCCGGCACTGCCAGCGTCGCCGATGGCGTGCTCAAGTTCAAGACGACGGGCGTGGACATCACCGTCTTCCGGGACGGCAGGACCATTATTGGGGGCACGACCGACCTGTCGAAGGCCAAGACCATCTTCTCGAAATACGTCGGTGATTGA